In Providencia zhijiangensis, a single window of DNA contains:
- the minC gene encoding septum site-determining protein MinC gives MPQSPIELKGSSFTLSVIHLHSEEPKLIKKALQDKVNQAPDFLKNAPVVINVAELTHHADMYSIHKAIVSAGLRIVGVSGCTDPLLRQKINEAGLPVLIEGKSKKAPEPSTDDVSFAKSDIAPQPAPIESAYRKTRIINTPVRSGQRIYAPNSDLIVTSNVSAGAELLADGNIHIYGVMRGRALAGASGDMESQIYCTHLQAELVSIAGEYWLSDQIPTEFLAKAAKLCLVDNKLNIEYLN, from the coding sequence ATGCCACAATCGCCAATAGAACTTAAAGGCAGCAGTTTTACTCTTTCAGTCATTCACTTACACAGTGAAGAGCCTAAACTCATCAAAAAAGCGCTGCAAGACAAGGTCAATCAGGCTCCTGATTTTCTTAAAAATGCCCCAGTTGTTATTAATGTTGCAGAATTAACTCACCACGCGGATATGTACAGTATTCACAAAGCGATTGTCTCTGCTGGTCTTCGAATTGTGGGCGTCAGTGGTTGTACTGATCCACTGTTAAGACAAAAGATCAATGAAGCGGGCTTGCCAGTGCTTATTGAAGGTAAAAGCAAAAAAGCGCCAGAACCTTCAACGGATGACGTCTCTTTTGCGAAATCTGATATTGCCCCGCAACCTGCTCCTATCGAATCTGCTTATCGCAAAACCCGTATTATCAATACCCCTGTTCGTTCAGGTCAGCGTATTTATGCACCAAATAGTGATCTCATCGTCACAAGTAATGTTAGTGCAGGTGCAGAATTATTAGCAGATGGTAATATTCATATCTATGGCGTTATGAGAGGTCGTGCCCTTGCTGGTGCCTCTGGTGATATGGAAAGCCAGATTTATTGTACTCATTTGCAAGCAGAGCTAGTGTCCATTGCAGGCGAGTATTGGCTGAGTGATCAGATACCTACTGAATTTCTCGCCAAAGCAGCTAAACTTTGTTTAGTTGATAACAAACTTAATATTGAATACTTAAATTAG
- a CDS encoding fimbrial protein, which produces MKKVLLTAIAATVLGFTTANAATSVGGGQVNFNGKVMDVSCNVSVDGQGSDATVYLAPVSLQEVKNGGANTILKPKTFAIEISDCAQSGKPVTDTAALGVRWTGGNLAANTNGSLANTVVNGAKNIQLALSTDGEKTTKIFPGQASQPKAIGEKNGSNTRFTYYVGYSTATPDTVSAGEIQSYATYEITYN; this is translated from the coding sequence ATGAAAAAAGTTTTACTGACTGCTATCGCAGCAACAGTTCTTGGTTTCACAACAGCAAATGCAGCAACTTCAGTTGGCGGTGGCCAAGTTAACTTTAACGGTAAAGTTATGGATGTTTCTTGTAACGTTTCCGTTGATGGTCAAGGCAGCGATGCAACTGTGTATTTAGCACCTGTTTCTTTACAAGAAGTTAAAAACGGCGGCGCTAACACTATTTTAAAACCAAAAACTTTTGCTATTGAAATCAGTGATTGTGCACAAAGCGGCAAACCTGTTACTGATACTGCAGCTTTAGGTGTGCGTTGGACTGGTGGTAACTTAGCCGCTAATACTAACGGTAGCTTAGCTAACACCGTTGTTAACGGCGCTAAAAACATCCAATTAGCACTGTCTACTGACGGCGAAAAAACCACTAAAATTTTCCCAGGTCAAGCAAGCCAACCAAAAGCAATTGGTGAGAAAAACGGTAGCAATACCCGTTTCACTTACTATGTTGGTTACTCTACAGCAACTCCTGACACTGTAAGCGCGGGTGAAATCCAAAGCTACGCGACTTACGAAATTACTTATAACTAA
- a CDS encoding fimbrial protein — protein MSMIKKWRWLIGAGVLLATQYALAFGYADVCYRKNVRPIDLNMTLGNVVVDPNLPVGGIIMRKQWPMRTNGYQSYLTCYGTNALQAEVVMGGLRHLGDGVYQSSIPGIGMKFERGGNQVNILYPGTHTIYGGRNGVSVYLENSTFTLTLIKTARKTGSGTIANGQYTEYGYKHNTDPLIRTYLQGNAITIVSPSCLINGGREQNVTLAPIKRNQLTAYQAPVGEIDFDITMECNGGITSSGLTTFNIDFRGNASASDVNGVLRNEEAGTNGAKGVGIQVIERSSKAPLSFTHSYKVGTVVNNQDDLLIFPLTARYFPYERAISAGDVRSHLVFNVTYD, from the coding sequence ATGTCAATGATCAAAAAATGGCGCTGGCTAATTGGTGCTGGTGTTCTCCTTGCTACTCAGTATGCATTAGCTTTTGGGTATGCAGATGTTTGTTATCGCAAGAATGTAAGACCCATAGATCTCAATATGACTTTAGGCAATGTTGTTGTTGATCCAAACCTTCCTGTTGGAGGGATTATTATGAGAAAACAATGGCCTATGCGTACTAATGGCTATCAATCGTATTTAACATGCTATGGAACGAATGCGCTTCAAGCTGAAGTGGTGATGGGCGGCCTGCGTCATTTAGGTGATGGCGTTTATCAATCCAGTATCCCAGGGATAGGAATGAAATTTGAACGTGGTGGAAACCAAGTCAATATTCTCTATCCCGGTACTCATACGATTTACGGCGGGCGAAATGGTGTAAGCGTATACCTTGAAAACTCAACGTTCACATTAACGTTGATAAAAACCGCACGAAAAACAGGTTCTGGCACAATTGCTAATGGGCAGTACACCGAATATGGTTACAAACATAATACGGATCCGCTAATTCGGACGTATCTACAAGGAAATGCAATCACCATTGTATCGCCATCTTGCTTAATCAATGGTGGACGAGAACAGAATGTGACACTCGCGCCGATAAAACGCAATCAATTGACCGCTTATCAAGCACCTGTGGGAGAAATTGATTTTGATATTACCATGGAGTGTAACGGTGGTATTACCTCTTCAGGCTTAACTACATTTAATATTGATTTTCGTGGAAATGCTTCGGCTAGTGATGTTAATGGTGTATTAAGAAATGAAGAAGCTGGAACTAATGGTGCAAAGGGTGTTGGTATTCAAGTGATAGAAAGAAGTAGTAAAGCACCATTAAGTTTTACTCATAGTTATAAAGTAGGTACCGTAGTGAATAATCAAGATGATTTGTTAATTTTTCCTTTAACAGCTCGATACTTTCCTTATGAAAGAGCGATTTCGGCAGGTGATGTTCGGTCGCATTTGGTTTTCAATGTAACCTACGATTAA
- a CDS encoding fimbria/pilus outer membrane usher protein has translation MKQRELKNKYTNLLSVTGLVTVCALPSFYAWSEEDTTYEFNSGFIIGSQENVDFDRFNTTGIGPGKYSVDVYTNGSWKGRYDLDFVAKENGQLGTCYTPALLSDLGINVEKFAPTAKPDSKECLFLTQWNSDPDVSDTFHSSTLRVDISVPQIYEQKSSRGYVSEQFWETGIPALNLGYMSNYYDSHSNGNNNASAYLGLNAGLSYDGWLLKHIGNLNWQRKEGANWHSNQTYLQRPIVGLKSKATAGQFYTDGDMFDSISLLGAKIATDDTMYPDSMSSFVPEIRGVAQSNALVTVKQNDVVIYQTSVSPGPFNLNDVYPSGYGNDLVVTIKEADGSESSFSVPYTSMAQLLRPGYTRYQLSGGKSDAKGISNQPFIMQGTLQHGLNNTFTLYGGVTAFDDYQAYLLGAGVNTVIGAVAVDVTQSRTVFNQKTDMGQSYRFTFNKLFSDTDTNLVLAAYRYSTEDYYSLSNAIYTIDADKKGIDGSLGREKNGFSYTINQNLPYDLGSFYFTGRISSYWNRSGIEKQYQLNYNNQFERFSYGISFMRVYSDNTQRTQDDRVSLNVNFPLYFGDRNYAAITSNTIFNNDKFGSSQVGVNGSFDTENNWTYGLNTSFEEHGNSNFALNTGYQTSVVNTNANYSQGNGYRQYGASANGSMVVHAGGVTFSPNTSSTIALIEAKGAEGASVMGSQNTKIDSHGYALAPYVRPYRINNVDIDPKGSPEDIVFNSTTAQVVPYEGSVVKVVFDTKVEKNAVYSVVRPNNKALPFGANVLDPQGNYIGVVGQGGTVFISNNESKLATVKWEGGECSFPLTAENSQESLCQ, from the coding sequence ATGAAGCAGAGAGAGTTAAAAAATAAATATACAAACTTACTCTCAGTGACAGGTTTAGTCACAGTCTGTGCTTTACCGTCGTTTTATGCTTGGAGTGAAGAAGATACCACGTATGAATTTAACAGCGGTTTCATTATAGGTAGTCAAGAAAACGTTGATTTTGACAGATTTAATACGACAGGGATCGGCCCAGGAAAATATTCCGTTGATGTGTATACCAATGGGAGTTGGAAAGGGCGATACGACCTTGATTTCGTCGCAAAAGAAAATGGACAGTTAGGAACCTGCTATACCCCAGCTCTGTTATCTGACTTGGGTATTAATGTCGAAAAATTTGCACCGACGGCGAAACCCGATAGTAAAGAGTGTCTTTTTTTAACTCAGTGGAATAGTGACCCTGATGTTAGCGACACATTTCATTCATCAACGTTACGAGTTGATATTTCTGTTCCTCAAATTTATGAGCAGAAATCATCTCGTGGCTATGTCTCTGAACAATTCTGGGAGACAGGGATCCCTGCATTGAATCTGGGCTATATGAGTAACTATTATGATAGTCACTCAAACGGCAACAATAATGCGAGTGCTTATCTCGGATTAAATGCAGGATTAAGCTATGACGGTTGGTTATTAAAGCATATTGGAAATTTAAATTGGCAACGTAAAGAGGGTGCTAATTGGCACAGTAACCAAACCTATTTACAACGTCCTATTGTTGGCTTGAAGTCTAAGGCAACCGCTGGTCAGTTTTATACTGACGGGGATATGTTTGACAGTATCAGTTTATTAGGGGCTAAAATTGCCACTGACGATACGATGTATCCTGATAGCATGAGTTCTTTTGTGCCTGAAATTCGTGGTGTTGCACAAAGCAATGCCCTTGTTACCGTCAAACAGAATGATGTCGTTATTTATCAAACCTCGGTTTCACCAGGGCCATTTAACCTCAATGATGTGTACCCATCTGGTTATGGTAATGACCTTGTCGTGACTATTAAAGAGGCCGATGGAAGTGAGTCTTCTTTTAGTGTGCCTTACACGTCGATGGCGCAGTTACTACGTCCCGGTTATACCCGTTATCAACTGTCAGGCGGTAAATCAGATGCTAAAGGTATCAGTAACCAACCGTTTATTATGCAAGGTACTTTGCAGCATGGTTTAAATAACACTTTCACACTGTATGGTGGTGTCACGGCATTTGATGACTATCAGGCTTATTTGCTAGGTGCGGGTGTGAATACGGTTATTGGTGCGGTTGCTGTCGATGTTACCCAATCAAGAACAGTATTCAATCAAAAAACGGATATGGGGCAAAGTTACCGTTTTACTTTCAACAAGTTATTTTCTGATACTGACACAAACCTTGTGCTAGCGGCATATCGTTATTCAACAGAAGATTATTACAGTCTTTCTAATGCGATTTACACGATTGATGCGGATAAGAAAGGAATAGATGGCTCATTAGGGCGTGAGAAAAACGGTTTTAGCTACACAATTAACCAAAATTTACCGTACGACTTAGGAAGTTTCTATTTTACTGGACGTATTTCAAGTTATTGGAACCGTAGCGGTATCGAAAAACAGTATCAATTAAATTACAACAACCAATTTGAACGCTTTTCGTATGGCATCTCATTTATGCGAGTCTATTCAGATAATACGCAAAGAACGCAAGATGACCGTGTGAGCTTAAATGTGAACTTCCCTCTCTATTTCGGGGATCGCAATTACGCTGCCATTACCTCAAACACCATCTTTAATAATGATAAATTTGGTTCTTCACAAGTGGGCGTTAATGGATCATTTGATACAGAAAATAATTGGACTTATGGTTTAAATACGTCGTTTGAAGAACACGGTAATAGTAACTTTGCATTGAACACGGGATACCAAACTTCAGTCGTGAATACGAATGCTAACTACAGCCAAGGTAATGGTTATCGCCAATATGGTGCTTCAGCTAATGGATCAATGGTGGTGCATGCTGGTGGAGTCACATTCTCGCCAAATACCTCTTCAACGATTGCATTAATAGAAGCGAAAGGCGCGGAAGGGGCTTCTGTCATGGGATCACAGAATACTAAAATTGATAGCCATGGGTATGCGTTAGCGCCTTATGTTCGTCCTTATCGTATTAATAATGTCGACATTGACCCGAAAGGTAGCCCAGAAGACATCGTATTTAATAGCACCACTGCGCAAGTTGTACCGTATGAAGGTAGCGTCGTAAAAGTTGTTTTTGATACGAAAGTTGAGAAAAATGCGGTGTATAGCGTGGTTAGACCAAACAATAAAGCGCTGCCATTTGGTGCCAATGTTTTGGATCCTCAAGGGAATTACATTGGTGTTGTAGGGCAAGGTGGTACCGTTTTTATCAGTAATAATGAATCTAAACTTGCGACAGTGAAATGGGAAGGCGGCGAGTGCTCGTTCCCATTAACGGCGGAAAACAGTCAGGAGAGTCTATGTCAATGA
- a CDS encoding YcgN family cysteine cluster protein encodes MMSQFFWQVKTLDEMTDEEWESLCDGCGQCCLHKLMDEDTDEIYFTNVACNQLNIKTCQCRHYADRFKYEADCIKLTRDNLETFAWLPSTCAYRLLMEGKPLPAWHPLKTGSKAAMHNEGISVRHIAVREIDVVEWEDHIMNRPNAR; translated from the coding sequence ATTATGTCTCAGTTTTTCTGGCAGGTTAAAACCTTAGATGAAATGACCGATGAAGAGTGGGAGTCTCTCTGTGATGGATGTGGGCAATGCTGCTTGCATAAATTAATGGATGAGGACACCGATGAAATCTATTTCACTAATGTGGCTTGCAACCAGTTAAATATTAAAACCTGTCAGTGCAGACATTATGCAGATCGTTTCAAATATGAAGCGGATTGCATAAAACTGACTCGGGATAATCTGGAAACATTTGCTTGGTTACCAAGTACCTGCGCATACCGCTTGTTAATGGAAGGAAAACCGCTTCCTGCTTGGCATCCATTGAAAACCGGTTCAAAAGCTGCAATGCATAATGAAGGCATCTCAGTTCGCCATATCGCAGTACGAGAAATTGATGTGGTAGAGTGGGAAGATCATATTATGAACCGCCCGAACGCCAGATAA
- a CDS encoding helix-turn-helix domain-containing protein produces the protein MDIHSVIGLKIKNRRKELGLSGANLANKLHLSQQQISRYENGINKIPIDHLIDIAEILMCPIEWFFNGYKSEINNNDDHSFDIPNRELQYAAESVIIPSKHHA, from the coding sequence ATGGACATTCATAGTGTCATTGGTCTTAAAATAAAAAACCGGAGAAAAGAGCTAGGCTTGTCAGGTGCAAATCTAGCAAATAAGTTACATTTAAGTCAGCAGCAAATATCGCGGTATGAAAATGGTATTAACAAGATTCCAATCGACCATCTAATTGATATTGCTGAGATTTTAATGTGTCCCATCGAATGGTTCTTTAACGGTTATAAAAGTGAAATTAATAATAACGATGACCATTCATTCGATATTCCGAATAGAGAATTACAATACGCAGCAGAAAGTGTAATTATTCCATCTAAACATCACGCATAA
- a CDS encoding YcgL domain-containing protein has product MICAIYRSPNRDQTYLYVEKKDDFSRVPEELLKQFGKPQFSMLISLDKREKLANADIERVRADLQDVGYYLQFPPPVENLLSEYRELND; this is encoded by the coding sequence ATGATTTGTGCAATTTATAGAAGCCCGAACCGTGATCAAACTTATTTATATGTCGAGAAGAAAGATGACTTTTCACGTGTTCCAGAAGAACTCCTCAAGCAATTTGGCAAACCACAGTTTTCAATGTTAATTTCATTGGATAAACGTGAAAAGCTAGCAAATGCGGACATTGAGCGAGTTCGAGCTGACCTTCAAGACGTTGGTTACTACTTGCAATTCCCACCTCCGGTTGAAAATTTACTTTCTGAATATCGCGAATTAAACGACTAA
- a CDS encoding molecular chaperone has protein sequence MKAILFSLCLLSSVTAFANNIIVNGTRFVYPSDEKEITIQLNNTADRPAMAQTWLDTGDASETPDTIKTPFQLTPPISRIEAKGGQTIRIKLMDKSALPQDRESLWWLNLLDIPPMVKNKAEENQNVLQLAIRSRFKFFYRPSGLGSRELAPEQLVVKADGSKLNIGNPSPYFITITKISTDGSNGLNNETIFLEPKSQSTVTLKRALTSGTKIIINNINDYGSDVAVKTTVK, from the coding sequence ATGAAAGCCATTCTATTTAGTCTTTGCTTACTGTCGAGTGTGACAGCATTTGCAAATAACATCATCGTTAACGGTACTCGTTTTGTTTATCCTAGCGATGAAAAAGAAATCACTATCCAATTAAATAATACGGCTGACCGTCCTGCTATGGCCCAAACATGGCTTGATACAGGTGATGCATCTGAAACACCTGATACCATTAAAACGCCATTTCAACTCACGCCGCCGATTTCCCGAATTGAAGCAAAAGGTGGGCAAACCATCCGCATTAAGCTGATGGATAAATCCGCCTTACCGCAAGACAGAGAATCCTTATGGTGGCTGAATCTGTTAGATATTCCACCAATGGTCAAAAATAAAGCAGAAGAAAATCAAAATGTGCTGCAATTGGCTATTCGTTCTCGTTTTAAATTTTTCTATCGCCCATCAGGCCTAGGTAGTCGCGAGCTTGCTCCTGAACAACTCGTTGTTAAAGCAGATGGCAGCAAACTTAATATCGGCAACCCGTCGCCATACTTTATTACTATTACAAAAATTTCTACTGATGGTTCTAACGGATTGAATAATGAAACAATTTTTTTAGAGCCTAAAAGCCAGTCGACGGTGACGCTCAAGCGTGCACTGACGTCAGGAACTAAGATTATTATTAATAATATCAATGATTACGGCTCAGATGTAGCGGTAAAAACTACCGTTAAATAG
- a CDS encoding META domain-containing protein codes for MKRLIPLTLFGLLLAACQTHQVKAGSSQQSLEQQLMHHNFVLTEVDGQRIAKKQTAPSISFGEKLFVSASMCNDFNGMGTINNATLKVKTLSKTELECVDEDLSRWDSLINRMLKNGATVTLTKDHLTLTQGHYKLVYTLSDYMQ; via the coding sequence ATGAAAAGATTGATCCCGCTCACTCTCTTTGGTTTGTTACTTGCCGCTTGCCAAACCCATCAAGTCAAGGCGGGTAGCAGTCAGCAATCCCTTGAGCAGCAGTTGATGCATCATAATTTTGTCTTAACTGAAGTGGATGGTCAGCGCATTGCTAAAAAACAGACCGCACCGTCCATTTCATTCGGTGAAAAATTGTTTGTCTCCGCTTCTATGTGTAATGACTTTAACGGAATGGGCACAATTAATAATGCAACATTAAAAGTTAAAACATTAAGTAAAACAGAATTAGAGTGCGTAGATGAGGATCTTTCACGATGGGATAGCTTAATTAACCGTATGCTGAAAAATGGAGCAACAGTAACATTAACCAAAGATCATTTAACGTTGACACAAGGGCATTATAAACTTGTTTATACCTTGAGTGATTATATGCAGTAA
- a CDS encoding fumarylacetoacetate hydrolase family protein has protein sequence MYQHRDWQGALLDFPANKVVCVGSNYAKHIKEMGSALPEEPVLFIKPETALCDVNQPIVIPKELGSVHHEVEMAILIGMPLKNADEDRVARAIAGYAVALDLTLRDLQAKFKKAGQPWEKSKAFDGSCPISGFIPVSGTSDLQNMSLSLEINGEVRQSGSTRDMITPVLPLISYMSRFFTLRPGDVILTGTPEGVGPLASGDMLKLTINDNSLTTRVI, from the coding sequence ATGTATCAACATCGCGACTGGCAAGGTGCTTTATTAGATTTCCCTGCCAATAAAGTAGTTTGTGTGGGCAGTAACTATGCCAAACATATTAAAGAAATGGGTTCAGCACTACCTGAGGAGCCTGTCTTATTTATTAAGCCGGAAACTGCCCTGTGTGATGTGAACCAACCAATTGTTATTCCTAAAGAATTGGGCTCGGTTCACCACGAAGTTGAGATGGCGATTTTGATCGGTATGCCTCTTAAAAATGCGGATGAAGATAGGGTTGCTCGTGCAATTGCCGGTTATGCGGTAGCACTTGATTTGACCCTAAGAGACTTACAGGCAAAGTTTAAGAAAGCAGGGCAGCCATGGGAAAAAAGCAAAGCTTTTGATGGTTCATGCCCGATTTCTGGATTTATTCCCGTCAGTGGTACCAGTGACCTGCAAAATATGTCACTGAGTTTAGAAATCAACGGCGAGGTTCGTCAGTCTGGCTCGACCCGTGATATGATCACGCCAGTTTTACCGCTAATTAGCTATATGTCCCGTTTCTTTACCCTGCGTCCTGGAGACGTTATTTTAACTGGAACACCGGAAGGTGTGGGGCCATTGGCTTCTGGGGATATGTTAAAGCTAACGATTAATGATAATTCACTGACCACTAGAGTCATTTAA
- a CDS encoding 2-hydroxyacid dehydrogenase, giving the protein MKIVSYSTKQYDRKHMEQVNQQSEFNFNIEYFDFPLTVQTAKNAVGADAVCIFVNDEANRAVLEELAALDVHILALRCAGFNNVDLDAANELGIQVVRVPAYSPEAVAEHAVGMMLCLNRRIHRAYQRTRDANFSLEGLTGFNMHNRTAGIIGTGKIGQATLRILKGFGMRLLAHDPYPNQAVLDLGAEYVDLDTLYRESDVISLHCPLTPENHHLLDENAFNRMKSGVMIINTSRGALVDSAAAINALKSQKIGALGMDVYENERDLFFEDKSNDVIQDDIFRRLSSCHNVLFTGHQAFLTEEALTSISLTTLSNIQQISRGENCPNVVKP; this is encoded by the coding sequence ATGAAAATTGTTTCCTATAGCACCAAACAGTATGATCGCAAACATATGGAACAGGTCAACCAACAATCAGAGTTTAATTTTAATATTGAATACTTTGATTTTCCATTAACTGTTCAGACGGCTAAAAACGCCGTCGGTGCTGATGCAGTCTGCATTTTTGTTAATGATGAAGCGAACCGTGCTGTGCTGGAAGAGCTCGCGGCTCTCGATGTCCATATTCTCGCGTTACGCTGCGCTGGCTTTAACAATGTTGATTTGGATGCCGCCAATGAGTTGGGCATTCAAGTCGTTCGCGTTCCTGCTTATTCCCCTGAAGCTGTTGCAGAACATGCTGTTGGCATGATGCTATGCTTGAATCGCCGTATTCATCGTGCGTATCAACGCACTCGGGATGCTAACTTTTCTCTTGAAGGTTTAACTGGCTTTAATATGCATAACCGTACTGCTGGTATTATTGGTACGGGCAAAATTGGCCAAGCCACACTACGAATTTTAAAAGGTTTTGGGATGCGCTTACTGGCTCATGACCCATACCCTAACCAAGCCGTCCTTGATCTGGGTGCCGAGTATGTCGATTTAGACACCTTGTATCGGGAATCCGATGTTATTTCTCTGCACTGTCCTTTAACACCGGAGAACCACCATTTACTGGATGAAAATGCATTTAATCGCATGAAATCGGGCGTGATGATCATCAATACCAGCCGTGGAGCTTTAGTCGATTCTGCGGCTGCTATTAATGCACTTAAATCCCAAAAAATTGGCGCATTAGGCATGGATGTGTATGAGAATGAAAGAGATTTATTCTTTGAAGATAAATCTAATGATGTGATTCAAGATGATATCTTCCGCCGATTGTCTTCTTGCCATAACGTCTTATTTACTGGTCATCAGGCGTTTTTAACTGAAGAAGCCTTAACAAGTATCAGCTTAACAACACTGAGTAATATTCAGCAAATCAGTCGTGGCGAGAACTGCCCGAACGTTGTGAAGCCTTAG
- the grxB gene encoding glutaredoxin 2, whose protein sequence is MKLYIYDHCPFCVRARMIFGLKKVAVEEVILLDNDIETPTRMIGRKMVPILEKEDGSYLPESLDIVRYVDQLSEPRLAAGEISPEIDSWYKAVSSTVSKLVTPRFTESEFPEIATEAAKTAYIQRVSKFHGDDLSILRKETHTLLIELEPHMDLLDVWLEKRSKALVDINDFIIFPVLRSLSIVKEIGFSTTIHDYMDRTSKATGINLLFSQAK, encoded by the coding sequence ATGAAACTGTATATCTATGATCATTGTCCATTTTGTGTTCGTGCCAGAATGATTTTTGGCTTAAAAAAAGTTGCGGTAGAAGAAGTTATTTTGTTGGATAACGATATCGAAACCCCAACACGTATGATAGGGCGCAAAATGGTACCTATTCTAGAGAAAGAAGATGGTAGCTATTTACCTGAGAGTTTAGATATTGTGCGTTATGTTGACCAATTAAGTGAACCCCGTTTAGCTGCAGGAGAAATTAGCCCTGAAATTGATAGCTGGTATAAAGCAGTTTCTTCGACGGTATCTAAATTAGTGACACCACGTTTTACTGAATCTGAATTTCCTGAGATAGCGACAGAGGCGGCTAAAACCGCATATATCCAGCGTGTTAGCAAGTTTCATGGGGATGATTTATCCATACTGCGTAAAGAAACGCACACGCTGTTGATTGAGTTAGAGCCGCATATGGATCTATTAGATGTATGGCTAGAAAAGCGTAGCAAAGCACTTGTGGATATTAACGACTTTATTATCTTCCCTGTGTTGCGTAGCTTAAGTATCGTGAAAGAAATAGGTTTTAGTACCACAATTCATGACTATATGGATCGCACATCAAAAGCGACGGGAATTAATTTGTTATTCAGCCAAGCTAAGTAG
- a CDS encoding lytic murein transglycosylase, with the protein MKPTLLYTLVAGVLLASCSAPQTQKAATQANETRILTTAQEAAIEKEVIALDKAFPIDQREPSQFPAYVELLKQHAAAQGIKQSTIDRGFANIYFLERVVKADKGQPEKRATVTLASYLKNVLPQSRINAGVEKYYENQAVLNAISQKYGVPPQYIVSLWGLESGFGRSQGKEDVISALATLSFEGRREALFSKQLLAALEIMDKGYIPEDQQLKGSWAGAMGQSQFMPTSYLSYAADGDGDGKMDIWNNKADVFASVANYLSTEGWQSALPWGYQVSLPADFNRSLEGVKTEQGKTVQEWEKLGVKLPAFSQLSPDVKTWVVIPDDPEGRTFLVTQNFRTIMHWNRSYYFALSVCMMADGIAAKIQ; encoded by the coding sequence ATGAAGCCAACGTTATTATATACATTAGTCGCTGGTGTGCTTTTAGCAAGTTGTAGTGCTCCACAGACTCAAAAAGCTGCAACTCAAGCAAACGAAACTCGAATTCTGACAACGGCACAAGAAGCTGCGATTGAGAAAGAAGTTATCGCGCTAGATAAAGCTTTTCCAATTGATCAACGTGAACCTTCACAATTCCCCGCTTATGTGGAATTGCTGAAACAACATGCTGCGGCTCAAGGTATCAAACAATCTACGATTGATCGTGGCTTTGCTAACATTTATTTCCTTGAACGTGTCGTAAAAGCGGATAAAGGGCAACCTGAAAAACGCGCAACAGTGACGTTAGCCAGCTATTTAAAAAATGTCTTACCACAATCTCGTATTAATGCGGGTGTTGAAAAGTACTATGAAAACCAAGCTGTATTAAACGCAATTAGCCAAAAATATGGCGTGCCGCCCCAATACATTGTCTCTTTATGGGGACTCGAAAGTGGTTTTGGTCGTTCACAAGGTAAAGAAGATGTGATTTCAGCGCTTGCCACTCTCTCTTTTGAAGGGCGCCGCGAAGCACTGTTTAGTAAGCAATTATTAGCCGCACTGGAAATCATGGATAAAGGTTATATCCCTGAAGATCAGCAACTGAAAGGTTCATGGGCTGGAGCGATGGGGCAGAGCCAATTTATGCCAACCTCTTATTTATCCTATGCCGCAGATGGTGATGGTGACGGTAAAATGGACATTTGGAATAACAAAGCCGATGTCTTTGCTTCAGTTGCCAATTATTTATCCACCGAAGGGTGGCAATCTGCATTACCATGGGGCTATCAAGTTTCACTACCTGCTGATTTTAACCGTAGTTTAGAAGGGGTTAAAACGGAACAAGGGAAAACCGTTCAGGAGTGGGAAAAATTAGGGGTTAAATTACCTGCATTTTCCCAACTTTCGCCAGATGTGAAAACATGGGTGGTTATTCCTGATGACCCTGAAGGTCGAACATTCTTAGTGACCCAAAACTTCCGCACGATTATGCATTGGAATCGTTCATATTATTTCGCATTAAGTGTTTGTATGATGGCGGATGGCATCGCTGCAAAAATACAATAA